The following coding sequences lie in one Populus nigra chromosome 15, ddPopNigr1.1, whole genome shotgun sequence genomic window:
- the LOC133673653 gene encoding uncharacterized protein LOC133673653 isoform X1: protein MAPRKKAEETKSTSSEKPATRRSAGMTRSTAKRFNAKLTELPTESGKNRKQEKAAESKEKKVKTQVKEEAETMTTSSSEAEVEGKAEEIKEEEPEANEDGTKEEDAKEETLAGDAVPKTIVIEHCELLALRESDSIRVLVFCVEAWSDKLPFSTFV from the exons aTGGCGCCAAGAAAGAAGGCTGAAGAGACGAAATCGACGTCGTCGGAGAAGCCAGCGACCAGGAGGTCGGCTGGGATGACTAGGAGCACAGCTAAGCGATTCAATGCGAAGCTGACTGAGTTACCGACCGAGTCGGGAAAGAATAGAAAGCAAGAGAAAGCAGCAGAGAGTAAGGAGAAGAAGGTGAAGACTCAAGTGAAAGAAGAAGCGGAAACTATGACTACGTCTTCCTCGGAGGCTGAGGTGGAAGGTAAAGCGGaggaaattaaagaagaagaaccgGAGGCCAACGAGGACGGAACGAAAGAAGAAGATGCTAAGGAAGAGACTCTTGCTGGTGATGCAGTTCCTAAGACTATTGTGATTGAACATTG CGAATTGTTGGCATTAAGAGAATCGGACTCCATAAGAGTATTGGTGTTCTGCGTTGAGGCATGGTCAGACAAGCTACCATTTTCTACCTTCGTGTGA
- the LOC133674101 gene encoding uncharacterized protein LOC133674101, producing MAPRKKAEETKSTSSEKPATRRSARMTRSTAKRFNAKLTELPTESGKKRKQEKATESKKKKVKTHVKEEAETKTSSSSEAEVEGKAEEVKEEEPEADEDGTKEEDAKEESPAGDAVTKTIVIEHCKQCNAFKTRAIQVKDGLLSAFPDISVLLNPEKPRRGCFEIREEGGETFISLQNMKRPFPPLKALDMDQVISDIIDRVRRSTNASG from the exons aTGGCGCCTAGAAAGAAGGCTGAAGAGACGAAATCGACGTCGTCGGAGAAGCCAGCGACTAGGAGGTCGGCTCGGATGACTCGGAGCACAGCTAAGCGATTCAATGCGAAGCTGACTGAGTTACCGACCGAGTCGGGAAAGAAGAGAAAGCAAGAGAAAGCAACAGAGagtaagaagaagaaggtgaagaCTCATGTGAAAGAAGAAGCGGAAACTAAGACTTCGTCTTCCTCGGAGGCTGAGGTGGAAGGTAAAGCAGAGGAAGTTAAAGAAGAAGAACCGGAGGCCGACGAGGACGGAACGAAAGAAGAAGATGCGAAGGAAGAGAGTCCCGCTGGTGATGCAGTTACTAAGACTATTGTGATTGAACATTG CAAACAGTGCAATGCATTCAAGACAAGAGCTATTCAGGTGAAAGATGGTCTGTTGAGTGCCTTTCCTGATATCTCCGTGTTACTCAATCCTGAAAAG CCTAGAAGGGGATGCTTTGAAATACGGGAAGAAGGTGGGGAAACATTCATCAGTCTTCAG AACATGAAAAGACCGTTTCCACCTTTGAAGGCACTTGACATGGACCAAGTCATCTCGGATATAATTGACAGGGTCAGAAGGTCAACCAATGCATCTGGATGA
- the LOC133673878 gene encoding L-arabinokinase-like, protein MLGKIGYGTVSEALAFKLPFVFVRRDYFNEEPFLRNMLECYQCGVEMIRRDLLTGHWKPYLERAISLKPCYEGGINGGEVAAHILQEIACGKNYASDKFSGARRFRETNVLGYQLQRVPGRALSRCTDDFEILHGDLQGLPDTRSFSKRLAELDTAHDSQ, encoded by the exons ATGCTTG GGAAAATTGGATATGGCACTGTCAGTGAAGCCCTGGCATTCAAGCTACCATTTGTCTTTGTGCGAAGAGATTATTTCAATGAAGAACCCTTTTTGAGAAATATGCTCGAG TGTTACCAGTGTGGTGTTGAGATGATTAGGAGAGATTTACTCACTGGTCACtggaaaccttatcttgaacgTGCAATTAGTTTGAAACCATGCTATGAGGGAGGCATTAATGGAGGCGAG GTGGCAGCTCACATTTTGCAGGAGATAGCTTGTGGTAAAAACTATGCTTCAGATAAG TTCAGTGGAGCAAGGAGATTCCGAGAAACCAATGTCCTTGGTTATCAATTACAAAGGGTCCCAGGACGAG cTCTTTCCAGATGCACTGATGATTTTGAGATTCTACATGGAGATCTTCAAGGTCTTCCAGATACAAGGAGTTTCTCAAAGAGGTTGGCAGAGCTAGATACTGCACATGACTCTCAGTAG
- the LOC133673653 gene encoding uncharacterized protein LOC133673653 isoform X2, with protein sequence MAPRKKAEETKSTSSEKPATRRSAGMTRSTAKRFNAKLTELPTESGKNRKQEKAAESKEKKVKTQVKEEAETMTTSSSEAEVEGKAEEIKEEEPEANEDGTKEEDAKEETLAGDAVPKTIVIEH encoded by the exons aTGGCGCCAAGAAAGAAGGCTGAAGAGACGAAATCGACGTCGTCGGAGAAGCCAGCGACCAGGAGGTCGGCTGGGATGACTAGGAGCACAGCTAAGCGATTCAATGCGAAGCTGACTGAGTTACCGACCGAGTCGGGAAAGAATAGAAAGCAAGAGAAAGCAGCAGAGAGTAAGGAGAAGAAGGTGAAGACTCAAGTGAAAGAAGAAGCGGAAACTATGACTACGTCTTCCTCGGAGGCTGAGGTGGAAGGTAAAGCGGaggaaattaaagaagaagaaccgGAGGCCAACGAGGACGGAACGAAAGAAGAAGATGCTAAGGAAGAGACTCTTGCTGGTGATGCAGTTCCTAAGACTATTGTGATTGAACATTG A
- the LOC133674099 gene encoding fasciclin-like arabinogalactan protein 3: protein MDSKVSSLLFIAILCLISSTSTAFNITKILAQYPEFVSFNDLLTQSGLAKEMSSRETITVLALDNSSIGGLNGRPLDIAKRILSAHVILDYYDQIKLSKLKKASTIVTTLYQASGAADDRQGFLNISRTAEGIKFGSAVKGAPLVASLVKPVYAQPYNISVIQVSEPIEAPGIENNAPPPPPAAVPKKAPAPTAKSPSKAPAPSKVEPSTLTESPTEGPVAADGPVADVPTASPLADAPMADETTAEAASSQKHAGGAVVVIGLLACMMGF from the coding sequence ATGGATTCCAAGGTCTCTTCCCTCCTCTTCATTGCAATCTTGTGCTTAATCTCCTCAACCTCCACGGCCTTCAACATCACCAAGATCCTTGCACAATACCCTGAGTTTGTTAGCTTCAATGATCTCCTAACCCAAAGCGGGCTCGCCAAGGAAATGAGCAGCCGAGAAACCATCACTGTGCTTGCTCTCGATAATAGCTCGATTGGTGGGCTCAATGGAAGACCCTTGGACATTGCCAAGAGGATCTTGAGTGCGCATGTAATTCTTGATTACTATGATCAAATAAAgctttcaaaacttaaaaaggCCAGCACTATCGTCACCACCTTGTACCAAGCTAGTGGCGCTGCAGATGATCGACAAGGTTTCTTGAATATTAGCAGAACTGCTGAGGGAATCAAATTCGGTTCAGCAGTGAAAGGTGCTCCTCTCGTCGCATCACTTGTGAAACCCGTATACGCACAGCCTTATAACATTTCGGTGATCCAAGTCAGCGAACCTATTGAGGCTCCAGGAATTGAGAACAAtgctcctccaccaccacctgcTGCCGTTCCCAAGAAGGCACCAGCTCCAACTGCCAAATCTCCTTCCAAGGCTCCTGCACCATCCAAGGTGGAACCATCCACTCTAACTGAATCACCGACCGAGGGGCCAGTGGCTGCTGATGGACCAGTAGCTGATGTACCCACAGCCTCTCCATTGGCTGATGCACCAATGGCAGATGAAACAACTGCTGAAGCTGCTTCTTCACAAAAGCATGCTGGTGGTGCTGTCGTGGTGATAGGATTGTTGGCCTGCATGATGGGTTTTTAA
- the LOC133674629 gene encoding putative disease resistance protein RGA3 — translation MADALVSVVLERLSSIVSEKVGQKVRLFVGVKNEVEKLTSSFRAIQAVFADAEERQLKDQFVKHWLDQLKDVSYDMDDVLDEWDTAIAKLQSKNTRKVCSFMIFSCFHFREVGLRHRVAYKIKELNERIDDIVVEKNRFHFKLLEAGIKQLEHHETASVIDVKEVKGREKDKVRVIKTLLSESSQGPALRTISLVGMGGIGKTTLAKLVFNDHVVKTHFNRRIWVCVSDPFDETRIAKEILEARIRSTQNLKKLETLLEKIQQSFRENKFLLVLDDVWNEDSTKWEQLRNSLKCGLPGSRILVTTRNRNVAKCMGSSPTDILELGLLPPEELKCEGLPLAAKTLGSLLRFKRSRAEWESVLHSHVWEIKEAESNLLAPLWLSYHDLPSENKEMEVMGRECFEALAARSFFQDFKKEEGDDSIYACKMHDMVHDFAQFLTKNESFNVEIDGAAESKIDSFSRDARHSMVVLRKYKTYSFPETIHSLKKLRSLIVDGYPSSMNATLPNLIANLSCLRTLRLSRCGIEEVPSNIGKLIHLRHVDLSGNLIRELPEEMCELYNMLTLDVSDCEKLERLPDNMEKLVKLRHLSVGRWFVKMRGVEGLSSLRELDEFHVSGSGEVSNFGDLRNLNHLQGSLKIRWLGDVKDPDEVKKALLKSKEHLTCLRLWFESRIDKGTIHDDEVLEVLEPPPNLEFLEIRYYRGIDPVFSSCINKLRVVELSEWRKIENLPHLGKLPSLEELTISWMECVKKMGDEFLGLEVDREDDEDSEISIGEMTSPSPSNITTAFPKLKGLTFSDMRKWEEWEGGEGGRWRRGNEYKTNIFISIIMPSLRSLLILKCPKLKALPDYVLQSTTIEKLLIKSSSILEEQFKAGGEGWPNDSHIPSITII, via the exons ATGGCTGATGCTCTTGTTTCCGTAGTCTTGGAGCGGCTGAGCTCGATCGTTAGTGAGAAGGTGGGACAAAAAGTGAGGCTCTTTGTTGGTGTCAAGAATGAGGTTGAAAAGCTCACCAGCAGTTTCCGAGCCATCCAAGCTGTGTTTGCCGATGCAGAGGAAAGACAGTTGAAGGATCAGTTCGTCAAGCATTGGTTAGATCAACTCAAAGACGTATCTTACGACATGGATGATGTTTTGGATGAGTGGGACACTGCAATTGCAAAATTGCAAAGCAAGAATACAAGGAAGGTATGCTCTTTCATGATCTTCTCTTGCTTTCATTTTAGAGAAGTTGGTTTGCGTCATCGTGTTGCTTATAAGATAAAAGAGCTGAATGAAAGAATAGATGACATTGTGGTTGAGAAAAATAGGTTCCACTTCAAATTATTGGAAGCGGGAATTAAGCAGCTTGAACATCATGAAACCGCTTCTGTTATAGATGTAAAAGAGGTTAAAGGTAGAGAAAAGGATAAAGTCAGGGTTATAAAAACGTTGTTGAGTGAGAGTAGTCAAGGACCAGCCCTCCGTACAATCTCTCTAGTAGGGATGGGAGGGATAGGAAAGACAACCCTTGCTAAGCTAGTTTTTAATGATCATGTGGTGAAGACCCATTTTAATAGGAGAATATGGGTTTGTGTATCAGATCCCTTTGATGAGACAAGGATTGCCAAGGAAATCCTTGAAGCTCGTATAAGGTCCacccaaaatttaaaaaaattagagacttTGCTGGAAAAAATACAACAATCATTTAGGGAAAATAAATTCTTGCTTGTCCTTGATGATGTGTGGAATGAAGATTCCACAAAGTGGGAGCAACTAAGAAACTCCCTCAAGTGTGGTTTGCCTGGAAGTAGGATTCTGGTGACCACACGTAATAGGAATGTTGCGAAGTGCATGGGCTCCTCACCCACTGACATTTTAGAACTAGGACTTCTCCCTCCTGAGGAAT TAAAGTGTGAAGGCCTGCCTCTTGCTGCAAAGACTCTAGGAAGTCTTTTGCGCTTCAAAAGAAGCAGAGCAGAGTGGGAAAGTGTCTTGCACAGCCATGTCTGGGAGATAAAAGAAGCTGAAAGCAATCTTTTGGCTCCTTTATGGTTGAGCTACCATGACTTGCCCTCTGAA AATAAAGAGATGGAAGTAATGGGTCGTGAGTGCTTCGAAGCTTTAGCGGCACGCTCTTTCTTTCAAGATTTTAAGAAAGAAGAGGGTGATGATAGCATTTATGCATGTAAGATGCATGACATGGTGCATGATTTTGCAcaatttttgacaaaaaatgaaAGTTTTAATGTAGAGATTGATGGTGCGGCAGAGTCAAAGATAGACTCTTTTTCTAGAGATGCCCGACACTCCATGGTAgtgttaagaaaatataaaacctACTCATTTCCTGAAACCATCCATAGTTTGAAAAAGCTTCGCAGCCTGATTGTTGATGGTTATCCTTCATCGATGAATGCAACCTTACCTAACTTGATCGCTAATTTGAGTTGTCTGAGAACATTGAGGTTGTCAAGATGTGGAATAGAAGAAGTCCCATCCAACATAGGAAAGTTGATACACCTGAGGCATGTTGACTTGTCTGGTAATCTAATTCGGGAGTTACCTGAAGAGATGTGTGAATTGTATAATATGCTAACTTTAGATGTCTCGGATTGTGAGAAACTTGAAAGGCTACCTGATAACATGGAAAAATTAGTCAAATTAAGACATCTCAGTGTTGGTAGATGGTTTGTAAAGATGAGAGGAGTTGAGGGGTTAAGTTCTCTTCGGGAATTAGATGAGTTCCATGTGAGTGGTAGTGGTGAAGTGTCTAATTTTGGAGATTTGAGAAACTTGAACCACCTTCAAGGATCTCTGAAGATAAGATGGTTAGGAGATGTGAAAGATCCAGACGAGGTTAAGAAAGCATTACTTAAGAGTAAGGAACACCTCACTTGTTTACGTTTATGGTTTGAATCGAGGATAGACAAGGGGACAATTCACGACGATGAAGTCCTTGAAGTCTTAGAACCACCTCCAAACTTAGAATTTTTGGAGATACGTTATTACCGAGGAATCGACCCAGTGTTTTCTAGTTGTATTAATAAACTAAGGGTTGTTGAACTCTCTGAGTGGAGGAAGATTGAGAATCTGCCTCATTTGGGGAAGTTGCCATCTCTTGAAGAATTAACTATAAGTTGGATGGAATGCGTGAAAAAGATGGGTGATGAATTTTTGGGATTAGAAGTGGATCGTGAGGATGATGAGGATAGTGAGATTAGTATTGGAGAAATGACATCACCATCACCGTCAAATATTACTACTGCATTCCCCAAGTTGAAAGGTCTTACCTTTTCGGATATGAGAAAGTGGGAAGAGTGGGAAGGAGGAGAAGGAGGGAGGTGGAGAAGAGGAAATGAATATAAAACAAACATCTTCATTTCAATCATAATGCCATCTCTTCGTTCCTTGCTAATTTTGAAGTGCCCAAAATTGAAAGCACTTCCGGATTACGTGCTTCAGTCAACAACTATAGAGAAACTGCTAATAAAATCTAGCTCAATTCTAGAAGAACAATTCAAAGCAGGAGGAGAGGGCTGGCCCAACGACTCTCATATCCCAAGCATCACAATTATTTAA